Proteins from a genomic interval of Lacticaseibacillus pabuli:
- a CDS encoding C69 family dipeptidase: MTKRVHGSCTTMLVGKDASIDGSVMIARNEDGAGPLVPQKFVVIQPADQPRHYQSVLSKFNLDLPDNPLRYTETPNADPAEGVWGASGINSENVAMSSTETITTNSRILGIDPLVDEGLGEEDMPTITLPYIHSARDGVKRLGSLLEKYGTYETNGICFADKNEAWYFESIAGHHWMAVRIPDDAYVIAPNRMNIDDFDFDSPDYMASADLQDLIAKNHLNPDPEGYDMRHIFGSSTIKDTRYNNPRAWYGQKYFNPEFDTEPIDQDLPFICRTDKKISVEDMKFVLSSHYQNTPYDPYGTGTEAEKKQFRPIGINRNQELHILQLRNNVPEEISAIHWLAFAPNTFNAVVPFYANINDTPAVYRDITKDFDVSKMYWLSATLGVFGDTNFGLFEDFENIFEQKTVGACRNLQMKADADYKNHKDLSAYLEEVNAKMAQVSFDNSNKLLGQMVALAAPQMKLQFTLND, translated from the coding sequence ATGACTAAACGTGTTCACGGCTCCTGTACCACGATGCTTGTGGGTAAGGATGCTAGTATTGATGGCTCCGTCATGATTGCCCGCAATGAAGATGGCGCTGGCCCACTGGTTCCCCAGAAATTTGTTGTAATCCAACCAGCTGATCAGCCACGGCACTACCAGAGCGTGCTCAGCAAGTTCAACTTGGACTTGCCTGACAACCCACTTCGTTACACTGAAACGCCAAACGCGGACCCTGCTGAAGGGGTCTGGGGTGCTTCAGGCATCAACAGCGAAAACGTTGCGATGAGTTCAACCGAAACCATCACGACCAACTCCCGCATCCTGGGTATTGACCCACTCGTTGATGAAGGACTTGGCGAAGAAGACATGCCAACCATCACCCTGCCATACATTCACTCTGCTCGCGACGGGGTTAAGCGTCTGGGCAGCCTGCTCGAAAAGTACGGCACGTACGAGACCAACGGCATTTGCTTTGCCGACAAGAACGAAGCCTGGTACTTCGAATCCATCGCCGGTCATCACTGGATGGCCGTCCGCATTCCGGACGATGCCTATGTCATTGCCCCGAACCGCATGAACATCGATGACTTTGACTTTGATTCTCCTGATTACATGGCATCCGCTGATTTGCAGGACTTGATTGCTAAGAATCACTTGAACCCAGACCCTGAAGGCTACGACATGCGTCACATCTTTGGTAGCTCAACCATCAAGGATACCCGCTACAACAACCCGCGTGCCTGGTACGGTCAGAAGTACTTCAATCCTGAATTTGACACCGAACCAATCGACCAGGATCTCCCATTCATTTGCCGGACCGATAAGAAGATTTCGGTTGAAGACATGAAGTTTGTCCTGTCTTCTCACTACCAAAACACCCCTTACGACCCATACGGCACTGGTACCGAGGCTGAAAAGAAACAATTCCGGCCAATCGGGATCAACCGGAACCAGGAACTGCACATTCTCCAGTTGCGCAACAACGTGCCTGAAGAAATCTCCGCAATTCACTGGCTCGCCTTTGCACCGAACACCTTTAACGCCGTTGTGCCTTTCTATGCCAACATCAACGACACGCCTGCCGTTTACCGAGACATCACCAAGGACTTCGATGTCTCCAAGATGTACTGGCTCAGCGCAACGCTCGGTGTCTTCGGCGACACGAACTTCGGTTTGTTCGAAGACTTCGAAAACATCTTCGAGCAAAAGACCGTTGGCGCTTGCCGGAACTTGCAGATGAAGGCTGATGCCGACTACAAGAACCACAAGGACCTCTCCGCATACCTCGAAGAAGTCAACGCTAAGATGGCCCAGGTCAGCTTCGATAACTCCAACAAGTTGCTTGGTCAGATGG
- a CDS encoding response regulator transcription factor: MSKILIIEDEKNLARFVELELKHEGDETAVYMNGRKGLDAALNEDWDAILLDLMLPDLNGLEICRRVRQVKSTPIIMMTARDSVIDRVSGLDHGADDYIVKPFAIEELLARLRALLRRVNTLDASNQAKQTTIKYRDLVIEKENRIVRRGDDIIELTKREYELLLTLMENINVVLARDVLLSKVWGYNSDVETNVVDVYVRYIRNKIDRPGEQSYIQTVRGTGYVMRS, from the coding sequence ATGAGTAAGATTTTGATTATTGAAGACGAAAAAAACTTGGCGCGTTTTGTTGAACTCGAATTGAAACATGAGGGTGATGAAACGGCCGTTTACATGAATGGCCGTAAGGGTCTTGACGCCGCATTGAACGAAGATTGGGACGCCATTTTACTTGATTTGATGCTCCCTGATTTGAACGGGCTGGAAATTTGCCGCCGCGTTCGTCAGGTGAAGAGCACCCCAATTATCATGATGACCGCTCGTGATTCTGTCATTGACCGTGTCTCCGGCCTTGACCACGGTGCCGATGACTACATCGTTAAGCCATTTGCCATTGAAGAATTACTTGCACGCCTGCGCGCTTTGCTCCGCCGTGTGAACACCCTGGATGCGTCAAACCAGGCCAAGCAGACGACGATCAAGTACCGCGACCTGGTCATTGAAAAGGAAAACCGCATTGTCCGTCGCGGTGATGACATCATTGAATTGACCAAGCGTGAATACGAACTGCTGCTGACCTTGATGGAAAACATCAACGTTGTGCTGGCACGTGACGTTCTTCTCAGCAAGGTGTGGGGCTACAACTCTGACGTTGAAACCAACGTTGTCGATGTGTACGTCCGCTACATCCGTAACAAGATTGATCGTCCTGGTGAACAGAGCTACATTCAGACCGTTCGGGGTACGGGCTACGTTATGCGTTCCTAA
- a CDS encoding sensor histidine kinase — MADQQSQPKPKQRFVSLRWTWAATVGFGIFLTFLVFSLIIYGVMRQTLVAQETSTVTDTVNAVRSRLTPVAKNLTVSSVRPLLDSNVSQNFDQYMVGDTSRRSIFSDSTFEKMSREDINVTVYDKSGRLLFNSRSTPPKLVRTTPLKVKAEQHAGFDGLVGRAAVVSDSTGRRIGYVQVADAMTAFHQTMNTITATIYAVSAAALILSALVGFWLANRFLRPIKRITTTIDKINSEPQSDVRIEQIKHNDELHQLIDEFNGMLDRIQRFMDQQSDFVGDVSHELRTPVAVIEGHLQLLNRWGKDDPEVLDESLAASLQEISRMKSLIQEMLDLTRADQVDMQFPTAVADVRAVTTQVVGDMQMIHPDFAITLEDELHDAAWAQIYRNHMEQILIILIDNAIKYSRNRKEVHVSLGVSHNSVDLAIQDFGEGIAPDDVPRVFHRFYRVDKARSREKGGNGLGLSIAKQLVDGYHGSISVDSAIGSGSVFRISLPLLTDERRAELQKLDASTGEDAYSAIEKDIEHSQL, encoded by the coding sequence ATGGCTGATCAACAGAGCCAACCGAAACCGAAGCAACGGTTTGTGTCCTTACGTTGGACCTGGGCAGCCACGGTGGGTTTCGGTATCTTCCTGACGTTTCTCGTCTTTTCGCTTATTATCTATGGCGTGATGCGACAGACCCTGGTTGCTCAAGAGACAAGTACAGTAACTGATACGGTCAACGCGGTTCGTTCGCGGCTCACCCCAGTTGCGAAAAACCTGACTGTGAGTTCTGTGCGCCCGCTGCTTGATAGCAACGTGAGCCAGAACTTTGATCAGTACATGGTTGGCGATACCAGTCGGCGCAGCATTTTTTCAGATTCTACATTCGAAAAAATGTCGCGTGAGGACATTAACGTGACGGTATACGACAAGAGTGGGCGATTGCTGTTCAACTCGCGTAGTACACCGCCAAAGCTTGTGCGGACAACGCCGCTAAAGGTCAAGGCTGAACAACATGCCGGCTTTGATGGCTTGGTTGGTCGCGCGGCGGTTGTCAGTGATTCTACTGGCCGCCGGATTGGTTACGTCCAAGTGGCGGATGCCATGACCGCTTTCCACCAGACGATGAACACCATTACCGCAACGATTTATGCGGTAAGTGCGGCAGCACTGATTTTGTCGGCACTCGTCGGGTTCTGGCTTGCCAACCGCTTCTTGCGGCCCATCAAGCGCATTACGACAACGATTGACAAGATCAACTCGGAGCCGCAGAGTGATGTCCGGATTGAACAAATCAAACACAATGATGAGTTGCACCAACTGATTGACGAGTTTAATGGGATGCTCGATCGGATTCAGCGTTTCATGGACCAGCAGAGTGACTTCGTGGGGGATGTCTCCCACGAGTTGCGCACGCCAGTTGCCGTCATCGAAGGCCACCTTCAGCTGCTCAACCGCTGGGGGAAGGACGATCCTGAGGTCCTCGACGAATCACTGGCTGCTTCACTGCAGGAAATTTCCCGCATGAAGAGTCTCATCCAGGAAATGCTCGACCTGACGCGTGCAGACCAAGTCGACATGCAGTTTCCAACTGCCGTGGCCGATGTGCGTGCCGTGACGACCCAAGTTGTGGGTGACATGCAGATGATTCATCCTGATTTTGCCATCACGCTTGAGGACGAGTTGCACGATGCGGCGTGGGCCCAAATCTACCGGAATCATATGGAACAAATCCTGATTATTCTGATTGATAACGCCATCAAGTACTCGCGCAACCGCAAAGAGGTACACGTCTCGCTCGGCGTGTCGCACAATTCCGTTGACCTGGCCATTCAGGACTTCGGGGAAGGCATTGCGCCTGATGACGTGCCGCGGGTCTTCCACCGCTTCTACCGGGTGGATAAAGCCCGGAGCCGCGAGAAGGGTGGCAATGGTTTGGGGCTGTCGATTGCCAAGCAATTGGTTGACGGCTACCACGGATCCATTAGCGTTGATTCCGCCATTGGTTCCGGCTCCGTCTTCCGGATTTCGTTACCGTTGCTCACAGATGAGCGGCGCGCGGAATTGCAGAAGCTGGACGCCAGCACCGGTGAAGATGCATACTCCGCCATTGAAAAGGATATTGAACATTCACAGTTGTAA